A genomic region of Paramormyrops kingsleyae isolate MSU_618 chromosome 19, PKINGS_0.4, whole genome shotgun sequence contains the following coding sequences:
- the LOC111834495 gene encoding filamin-A-interacting protein 1-like isoform X1: MRSRKNAVESPTSGQVIVPQLPDVTREDVDENVQCSKKRRVKPRQEKDEENLSGRTAKGPQKSSESGAQKPGLKELPQEALLKLLGVMEGEVQARDDVIHMLKSERLRPEALEAHYGSAAPSRVLQALQRDGLFTKSISDDVYQLPMAELDHLEEKHRETYRRMLEQLLIAEKCHRRTIHELDKEKRKHVDYMNKSDDFTGLLEQDRERLKRLLEQEKACQARKDKDHKQRLEKVREELAKLKSFSLMLVDERQLHVEQIGQQAQKIQDLNKKLRDKEQRVETISRKSKEDSQRILKLELELEHKATKFVQDHEEMIAKLAVQETQNRQLQQKLASLSRRLEELEESNKILQKSEEELQELRDKISRGECGNSSLMAELENLRKMVLEMEGKDEEIMKTESRCRELQRRLQDEENSSRDLKQEVEKLQKRMAEMEKLEGVFNRNRSECERLHVTLEKEKSLTKEMTKEMETMKSRVKDLESSESRLEKAENSLKDDLKKLKSFTVILVDERKNMAERIKHMEKKNEDLNKNFKAEQAKVTEVTEKLIEESKKLLKLKSEMEAKVTDLTKENEELKCKLACEEETCNNLSSEANRMRKRLDSLEEADGESARGRMKIELGRLGSEDNKVKELTMEIERLKNRLQQLEVVEGDLMKTEDEYDLLEKKFRTEQDKTNVLSQLLEEMKTQIARNKAIEKGEAVSQEAELRQRCKIEEAKTRDLQADVQALKEKIHELMNKEDQLTQLQVEYSVLQQRFIEEENKKKIMNQEVLNLTKELEVTKRYSRALRPSVNGRRIVDVPLASTGVQTDAGTSEAAEEDTAAVFIRKSVLEENHIMSNLRQKVLKKPVLERYPPAASEMNMSKSWTPWMRKKDTISRGRQDKTNHNNEESTQPPEMTMSQMPGRPLHIKVTPDHGNSSATLEITSPRAEDFFSSTTIIPTLGLQMPRITIVPTPTKVSSRNNGREAAGGQDAERNKSPVTITAISRAKSPERGQPTSSDEVKSPLSPVSIITVSTSPISDSTSSPETQEPFTGRKVLKMDPDRQGGATPTRKYGSNGNIITTEDNKIHIHLAPQFKRLTEASGPSITVATVTKEVVTGTVRPSPSHSAPVAAKSSPGKIMSSIIINPIASAPSRPTQSVLLLKCFKTISGADCSVGSSQSSTGRTCSHLDPHPHASLFQKHACICVSIFYLCPWQACAVINPHLCWGKYCAPCESSTKMKLSPIAAHLLSDEKAVDPDPWSSGDARESAL, from the exons GGGACGACGTCATTCACATGCTGAAGTCGGAGCGGCTGCGGCCCGAGGCCCTGGAAGCCCACTACGGCTCAGCGGCTCCATCCCGCGTCCTGCAGGCCCTGCAGCGGGACGGGTTGTTCACCAAGTCCATCAGCGACGACGTGTACCAGCTGCCCATGGCAGAG CTGGATCACCTGGAGGAGAAGCACCGTGAGACGTATCGGCGGATGCTGGAGCAGCTGCTGATCGCTGAGAAGTGCCACCGGCGCACCATCCACGAGCTGGACAAGGAGAAGCGCAAGCATGTGGACTACATGAACAAGAGCGACGACTTTACCGGCCTGCTGGAGCAGGACAGGGAGAG aTTAAAGAGGCTTCTGGAACAAGAAAAGGCATGTCAGGCACGTAAAGACAAGGATCACAAACAGCGACTGGAGAAGGTGAGAGAGGAACTGGCCAAACTGAAGTCCTTTTCCCTAATGCTGGTGGATGAGAGGCAATTACACGTCGAGCAGATTGGTCAGCAGGCCCAGAAAATCCAGGATCTCAACAAGAAGCTCCGTGACAAAGAGCAGAGGGTGGAAACCATTAGCAGAAAGAGCAAAGAAGACAGTCAAAGGATTCTTAAGCTTGAGTTGGAGCTGGAGCACAAGGCAACTAAGTTTGTGCAAGACCATGAAGAGATGATTGCCAAGCTGGCCGTCCAGGAGACCCAAAACCGACAGCTACAACAGAAGCTGGCTAGCCTTAGTCGACGTCTCGAAGAGCTTGAAGAGAGCAACAAGATTCTGCAGAAGTCTgaggaggagctgcaggagctgagggACAAGATCAGCAGGGGGGAATGTGGCAACTCAAGCCTGATGGCCGAACTGGAGAACCTGCGCAAGATGGTCCTGGAGATGGAAGGCAAAGATGAAGAGATCATGAAGACAGAATCTCGGTGCAGAGAGCTACAGAGGAGACTGCAGGATGAGGAGAACAGCAGCAGGGATCTAAAGCAAGAAGTGGAGAAACTGCAGAAGAGAATGGCTGAGATGGAAAAGCTGGAGGGGGTTTTTAATCGGAACAGATCGGAATGTGAGCGGCTGCACGTCACGTTGGAAAAAGAGAAAAGTCTGACAAAAGAAATGACTAAAGAAATGGAGACGATGAAAAGCAGAGTCAAGGATCTCGAGTCTTCAGAATCGCGACTTGAAAAGGCCGAAAATAGTCTAAAGGATGACCTAAAGAAGCTGAAGTCTTTCACTGTGATACTGGTAGATGAAAGAAAGAATATGGCAGAAAGAATTAAACACATGGAAAAGAAGAATGAGGATTTGAATAAGAACTTTAAAGCGGAGCAAGCTAAGGTCACTGAGGTTACAGAGAAGCTGATTGAGGAGAGCAAAAAGCTTCTCAAATTAAAATCAGAAATGGAAGCTAAGGTGACAGACCTCACAAAGGAGAATGAGGAACTAAAGTGCAAACTAGCATGTGAAGAGGAGACGTGCAATAATCTGAGCTCGGAGGCTAATCGAATGAGGAAGAGGCTGGACAGCTTAGAGGAAGCCGATGGGGAATCTGCTAGAGGCAGGATGAAGATAGAGCTTGGAAGACTTGGAAGTGAAGATAATAAAGTTAAAGAGCTCACAATGGAGATCGAACGGCTAAAAAATCGTTTGCAGCAGCTTGAGGTTGTGGAAGGGGATCTGATGAAGACCGAGGATGAGTATGACTTGCTAGAGAAGAAGTTCAGGACGGAACAAGACAAGACAAATGTGCTCTCTCAATTGCTGGAGGAAATGAAGACTCAGATTGCCAGAAACAAAGCCATTGAGAAGGGAGAGGCTGTGAGTCAGGAAGCAGAGCTGAGACAGCGATGCAAGATCGAAGAAGCTAAAACAAGGGACCTTCAGGCCGATGTCCAAGCTCTCAAGGAGAAGATTCATGAGCTCATGAACAAAGAGGACCAACTGACTCAGCTTCAGGTAGAATACTCTGTTCTACAGCAGAGGTTCATCgaagaggaaaacaaaaagaaaatcatgAACCAGGAGGTTCTCAACCTCACCAAGGAACTGGAGGTGACCAAGCGGTACAGCCGTGCCCTGCGGCCCAGCGTCAACGGCAGGCGGATCGTAGATGTGCCTTTAGCTTCCACAGGGGTTCAGACCGATGCAGGCACCAGCGAGGCAGCGGAGGAGGACACAGCAGCTGTGTTCATCAGGAAATCTGTCCTCGAGGAGAACCACATCATGAGCAACCTTCGGCAGAAAGTCCTGAAGAAGCCCGTTCTGGAGCGGTACCCCCCCGCAGCCAGTGAGATGAACATGAGCAAATCAtggacaccctggatgagaaagaaggacaccATTAGCCGAGGCAGACAGGACAAAACAAATCACAATAACGAGGAGTCAACGCAACCGCCCGAGATGACCATGTCCCAGATGCCAGGGCGACCTCTGCACATCAAGGTAACGCCGGACCATGGAAACAGCAGCGCGACGCTGGAGATCACCAGTCCCCGTGCAGAGGACTTCTTTTCCAGCACAACCATAATCCCCACCCTGGGCCTACAGATGCCACGGATCACCATTGTCCCAACACCCACCAAAGTATCATCCAGAAACAATGGCCGTGAGGCTGCAGGGGGACAGGATGCAGAGCGGAACAAGTCGCCCGTCACGATCACCGCTATTTCCAGGGCCAAATCGCCAGAGAGGGGCCAGCCGACTTCATCTGATGAGGTTAAGTCACCTCTGTCCCCAGTCTCCATCATAACTGTCAGCACCTCCCCCATTTCTGACTCCACTAGCTCGCCAGAGACTCAGGAGCCCTTCACAGGCCGCAAGGTGCTGAAGATGGACCCCGATAGGCAGGGCGGAGCCACACCCACCCGAAAGTACGGCTCCAATGGCAACATCATCACCACGGAGGACAACAAAATCCACATCCACCTGGCACCCCAATTCAAGCGGCTGACGGAGGCCAGTGGACCCTCCATCACCGTGGCGACAGTGACCAAAGAGGTCGTCACGGGTACAGTTCGGCCATCTCCAAGTCACAGCGCCCCAGTGGCTGCAAAGAGCTCCCCCGGCAAGATCATGAGCAGCATCATCATCAACCCCATCGCCTCTGCCCCCTCACGGCCCACGCAGTCTGTG TTGCTACTGAAATGTTTCAAAACGATATCAGGTGCTGACTGCTCCGTAGGTAGCTCACAGTCCAG CACAGGCAGGACGTGCAGTCACCTCGATCCACATCCACACGCATCCCTGTTTCAAAAG CATGCCTGTATCTGTGTGAGCATCTTCTACCTGTGCCCCTGGCAAGCCTGTGCTGTTATTAACCCTCACCTGTGCTGGGG AAAATATTGTGCACCATGTGAAAGTTCCACCAAGATGAAGCTGTCACCCATCGCTGCACATCTGCTTTCAGACGAAAAGGCAGTGGATCCAGATCCATGGTCTTCAGGCGACGCCAGAGAGTCAGCACTCTGA
- the LOC111834495 gene encoding filamin-A-interacting protein 1-like isoform X5: protein MLVDERQLHVEQIGQQAQKIQDLNKKLRDKEQRVETISRKSKEDSQRILKLELELEHKATKFVQDHEEMIAKLAVQETQNRQLQQKLASLSRRLEELEESNKILQKSEEELQELRDKISRGECGNSSLMAELENLRKMVLEMEGKDEEIMKTESRCRELQRRLQDEENSSRDLKQEVEKLQKRMAEMEKLEGVFNRNRSECERLHVTLEKEKSLTKEMTKEMETMKSRVKDLESSESRLEKAENSLKDDLKKLKSFTVILVDERKNMAERIKHMEKKNEDLNKNFKAEQAKVTEVTEKLIEESKKLLKLKSEMEAKVTDLTKENEELKCKLACEEETCNNLSSEANRMRKRLDSLEEADGESARGRMKIELGRLGSEDNKVKELTMEIERLKNRLQQLEVVEGDLMKTEDEYDLLEKKFRTEQDKTNVLSQLLEEMKTQIARNKAIEKGEAVSQEAELRQRCKIEEAKTRDLQADVQALKEKIHELMNKEDQLTQLQVEYSVLQQRFIEEENKKKIMNQEVLNLTKELEVTKRYSRALRPSVNGRRIVDVPLASTGVQTDAGTSEAAEEDTAAVFIRKSVLEENHIMSNLRQKVLKKPVLERYPPAASEMNMSKSWTPWMRKKDTISRGRQDKTNHNNEESTQPPEMTMSQMPGRPLHIKVTPDHGNSSATLEITSPRAEDFFSSTTIIPTLGLQMPRITIVPTPTKVSSRNNGREAAGGQDAERNKSPVTITAISRAKSPERGQPTSSDEVKSPLSPVSIITVSTSPISDSTSSPETQEPFTGRKVLKMDPDRQGGATPTRKYGSNGNIITTEDNKIHIHLAPQFKRLTEASGPSITVATVTKEVVTGTVRPSPSHSAPVAAKSSPGKIMSSIIINPIASAPSRPTQSVLLLKCFKTISGADCSVGSSQSSTGRTCSHLDPHPHASLFQKHACICVSIFYLCPWQACAVINPHLCWGKYCAPCESSTKMKLSPIAAHLLSDEKAVDPDPWSSGDARESAL, encoded by the exons ATGCTGGTGGATGAGAGGCAATTACACGTCGAGCAGATTGGTCAGCAGGCCCAGAAAATCCAGGATCTCAACAAGAAGCTCCGTGACAAAGAGCAGAGGGTGGAAACCATTAGCAGAAAGAGCAAAGAAGACAGTCAAAGGATTCTTAAGCTTGAGTTGGAGCTGGAGCACAAGGCAACTAAGTTTGTGCAAGACCATGAAGAGATGATTGCCAAGCTGGCCGTCCAGGAGACCCAAAACCGACAGCTACAACAGAAGCTGGCTAGCCTTAGTCGACGTCTCGAAGAGCTTGAAGAGAGCAACAAGATTCTGCAGAAGTCTgaggaggagctgcaggagctgagggACAAGATCAGCAGGGGGGAATGTGGCAACTCAAGCCTGATGGCCGAACTGGAGAACCTGCGCAAGATGGTCCTGGAGATGGAAGGCAAAGATGAAGAGATCATGAAGACAGAATCTCGGTGCAGAGAGCTACAGAGGAGACTGCAGGATGAGGAGAACAGCAGCAGGGATCTAAAGCAAGAAGTGGAGAAACTGCAGAAGAGAATGGCTGAGATGGAAAAGCTGGAGGGGGTTTTTAATCGGAACAGATCGGAATGTGAGCGGCTGCACGTCACGTTGGAAAAAGAGAAAAGTCTGACAAAAGAAATGACTAAAGAAATGGAGACGATGAAAAGCAGAGTCAAGGATCTCGAGTCTTCAGAATCGCGACTTGAAAAGGCCGAAAATAGTCTAAAGGATGACCTAAAGAAGCTGAAGTCTTTCACTGTGATACTGGTAGATGAAAGAAAGAATATGGCAGAAAGAATTAAACACATGGAAAAGAAGAATGAGGATTTGAATAAGAACTTTAAAGCGGAGCAAGCTAAGGTCACTGAGGTTACAGAGAAGCTGATTGAGGAGAGCAAAAAGCTTCTCAAATTAAAATCAGAAATGGAAGCTAAGGTGACAGACCTCACAAAGGAGAATGAGGAACTAAAGTGCAAACTAGCATGTGAAGAGGAGACGTGCAATAATCTGAGCTCGGAGGCTAATCGAATGAGGAAGAGGCTGGACAGCTTAGAGGAAGCCGATGGGGAATCTGCTAGAGGCAGGATGAAGATAGAGCTTGGAAGACTTGGAAGTGAAGATAATAAAGTTAAAGAGCTCACAATGGAGATCGAACGGCTAAAAAATCGTTTGCAGCAGCTTGAGGTTGTGGAAGGGGATCTGATGAAGACCGAGGATGAGTATGACTTGCTAGAGAAGAAGTTCAGGACGGAACAAGACAAGACAAATGTGCTCTCTCAATTGCTGGAGGAAATGAAGACTCAGATTGCCAGAAACAAAGCCATTGAGAAGGGAGAGGCTGTGAGTCAGGAAGCAGAGCTGAGACAGCGATGCAAGATCGAAGAAGCTAAAACAAGGGACCTTCAGGCCGATGTCCAAGCTCTCAAGGAGAAGATTCATGAGCTCATGAACAAAGAGGACCAACTGACTCAGCTTCAGGTAGAATACTCTGTTCTACAGCAGAGGTTCATCgaagaggaaaacaaaaagaaaatcatgAACCAGGAGGTTCTCAACCTCACCAAGGAACTGGAGGTGACCAAGCGGTACAGCCGTGCCCTGCGGCCCAGCGTCAACGGCAGGCGGATCGTAGATGTGCCTTTAGCTTCCACAGGGGTTCAGACCGATGCAGGCACCAGCGAGGCAGCGGAGGAGGACACAGCAGCTGTGTTCATCAGGAAATCTGTCCTCGAGGAGAACCACATCATGAGCAACCTTCGGCAGAAAGTCCTGAAGAAGCCCGTTCTGGAGCGGTACCCCCCCGCAGCCAGTGAGATGAACATGAGCAAATCAtggacaccctggatgagaaagaaggacaccATTAGCCGAGGCAGACAGGACAAAACAAATCACAATAACGAGGAGTCAACGCAACCGCCCGAGATGACCATGTCCCAGATGCCAGGGCGACCTCTGCACATCAAGGTAACGCCGGACCATGGAAACAGCAGCGCGACGCTGGAGATCACCAGTCCCCGTGCAGAGGACTTCTTTTCCAGCACAACCATAATCCCCACCCTGGGCCTACAGATGCCACGGATCACCATTGTCCCAACACCCACCAAAGTATCATCCAGAAACAATGGCCGTGAGGCTGCAGGGGGACAGGATGCAGAGCGGAACAAGTCGCCCGTCACGATCACCGCTATTTCCAGGGCCAAATCGCCAGAGAGGGGCCAGCCGACTTCATCTGATGAGGTTAAGTCACCTCTGTCCCCAGTCTCCATCATAACTGTCAGCACCTCCCCCATTTCTGACTCCACTAGCTCGCCAGAGACTCAGGAGCCCTTCACAGGCCGCAAGGTGCTGAAGATGGACCCCGATAGGCAGGGCGGAGCCACACCCACCCGAAAGTACGGCTCCAATGGCAACATCATCACCACGGAGGACAACAAAATCCACATCCACCTGGCACCCCAATTCAAGCGGCTGACGGAGGCCAGTGGACCCTCCATCACCGTGGCGACAGTGACCAAAGAGGTCGTCACGGGTACAGTTCGGCCATCTCCAAGTCACAGCGCCCCAGTGGCTGCAAAGAGCTCCCCCGGCAAGATCATGAGCAGCATCATCATCAACCCCATCGCCTCTGCCCCCTCACGGCCCACGCAGTCTGTG TTGCTACTGAAATGTTTCAAAACGATATCAGGTGCTGACTGCTCCGTAGGTAGCTCACAGTCCAG CACAGGCAGGACGTGCAGTCACCTCGATCCACATCCACACGCATCCCTGTTTCAAAAG CATGCCTGTATCTGTGTGAGCATCTTCTACCTGTGCCCCTGGCAAGCCTGTGCTGTTATTAACCCTCACCTGTGCTGGGG AAAATATTGTGCACCATGTGAAAGTTCCACCAAGATGAAGCTGTCACCCATCGCTGCACATCTGCTTTCAGACGAAAAGGCAGTGGATCCAGATCCATGGTCTTCAGGCGACGCCAGAGAGTCAGCACTCTGA
- the LOC111834495 gene encoding filamin-A-interacting protein 1-like isoform X4 — MRSRKNAVESPTSGQVIVPQLPDVTREDVDENVQCSKKRRVKPRQEKDEENLSGRTAKGPQKSSESGAQKPGLKELPQEALLKLLGVMEGEVQARDDVIHMLKSERLRPEALEAHYGSAAPSRVLQALQRDGLFTKSISDDVYQLPMAELDHLEEKHRETYRRMLEQLLIAEKCHRRTIHELDKEKRKHVDYMNKSDDFTGLLEQDRERLKRLLEQEKACQARKDKDHKQRLEKVREELAKLKSFSLMLVDERQLHVEQIGQQAQKIQDLNKKLRDKEQRVETISRKSKEDSQRILKLELELEHKATKFVQDHEEMIAKLAVQETQNRQLQQKLASLSRRLEELEESNKILQKSEEELQELRDKISRGECGNSSLMAELENLRKMVLEMEGKDEEIMKTESRCRELQRRLQDEENSSRDLKQEVEKLQKRMAEMEKLEGVFNRNRSECERLHVTLEKEKSLTKEMTKEMETMKSRVKDLESSESRLEKAENSLKDDLKKLKSFTVILVDERKNMAERIKHMEKKNEDLNKNFKAEQAKVTEVTEKLIEESKKLLKLKSEMEAKVTDLTKENEELKCKLACEEETCNNLSSEANRMRKRLDSLEEADGESARGRMKIELGRLGSEDNKVKELTMEIERLKNRLQQLEVVEGDLMKTEDEYDLLEKKFRTEQDKTNVLSQLLEEMKTQIARNKAIEKGEAVSQEAELRQRCKIEEAKTRDLQADVQALKEKIHELMNKEDQLTQLQVEYSVLQQRFIEEENKKKIMNQEVLNLTKELEVTKRYSRALRPSVNGRRIVDVPLASTGVQTDAGTSEAAEEDTAAVFIRKSVLEENHIMSNLRQKVLKKPVLERYPPAASEMNMSKSWTPWMRKKDTISRGRQDKTNHNNEESTQPPEMTMSQMPGRPLHIKVTPDHGNSSATLEITSPRAEDFFSSTTIIPTLGLQMPRITIVPTPTKVSSRNNGREAAGGQDAERNKSPVTITAISRAKSPERGQPTSSDEVKSPLSPVSIITVSTSPISDSTSSPETQEPFTGRKVLKMDPDRQGGATPTRKYGSNGNIITTEDNKIHIHLAPQFKRLTEASGPSITVATVTKEVVTGTVRPSPSHSAPVAAKSSPGKIMSSIIINPIASAPSRPTQSVHRQDVQSPRSTSTRIPVSKENIVHHVKVPPR; from the exons GGGACGACGTCATTCACATGCTGAAGTCGGAGCGGCTGCGGCCCGAGGCCCTGGAAGCCCACTACGGCTCAGCGGCTCCATCCCGCGTCCTGCAGGCCCTGCAGCGGGACGGGTTGTTCACCAAGTCCATCAGCGACGACGTGTACCAGCTGCCCATGGCAGAG CTGGATCACCTGGAGGAGAAGCACCGTGAGACGTATCGGCGGATGCTGGAGCAGCTGCTGATCGCTGAGAAGTGCCACCGGCGCACCATCCACGAGCTGGACAAGGAGAAGCGCAAGCATGTGGACTACATGAACAAGAGCGACGACTTTACCGGCCTGCTGGAGCAGGACAGGGAGAG aTTAAAGAGGCTTCTGGAACAAGAAAAGGCATGTCAGGCACGTAAAGACAAGGATCACAAACAGCGACTGGAGAAGGTGAGAGAGGAACTGGCCAAACTGAAGTCCTTTTCCCTAATGCTGGTGGATGAGAGGCAATTACACGTCGAGCAGATTGGTCAGCAGGCCCAGAAAATCCAGGATCTCAACAAGAAGCTCCGTGACAAAGAGCAGAGGGTGGAAACCATTAGCAGAAAGAGCAAAGAAGACAGTCAAAGGATTCTTAAGCTTGAGTTGGAGCTGGAGCACAAGGCAACTAAGTTTGTGCAAGACCATGAAGAGATGATTGCCAAGCTGGCCGTCCAGGAGACCCAAAACCGACAGCTACAACAGAAGCTGGCTAGCCTTAGTCGACGTCTCGAAGAGCTTGAAGAGAGCAACAAGATTCTGCAGAAGTCTgaggaggagctgcaggagctgagggACAAGATCAGCAGGGGGGAATGTGGCAACTCAAGCCTGATGGCCGAACTGGAGAACCTGCGCAAGATGGTCCTGGAGATGGAAGGCAAAGATGAAGAGATCATGAAGACAGAATCTCGGTGCAGAGAGCTACAGAGGAGACTGCAGGATGAGGAGAACAGCAGCAGGGATCTAAAGCAAGAAGTGGAGAAACTGCAGAAGAGAATGGCTGAGATGGAAAAGCTGGAGGGGGTTTTTAATCGGAACAGATCGGAATGTGAGCGGCTGCACGTCACGTTGGAAAAAGAGAAAAGTCTGACAAAAGAAATGACTAAAGAAATGGAGACGATGAAAAGCAGAGTCAAGGATCTCGAGTCTTCAGAATCGCGACTTGAAAAGGCCGAAAATAGTCTAAAGGATGACCTAAAGAAGCTGAAGTCTTTCACTGTGATACTGGTAGATGAAAGAAAGAATATGGCAGAAAGAATTAAACACATGGAAAAGAAGAATGAGGATTTGAATAAGAACTTTAAAGCGGAGCAAGCTAAGGTCACTGAGGTTACAGAGAAGCTGATTGAGGAGAGCAAAAAGCTTCTCAAATTAAAATCAGAAATGGAAGCTAAGGTGACAGACCTCACAAAGGAGAATGAGGAACTAAAGTGCAAACTAGCATGTGAAGAGGAGACGTGCAATAATCTGAGCTCGGAGGCTAATCGAATGAGGAAGAGGCTGGACAGCTTAGAGGAAGCCGATGGGGAATCTGCTAGAGGCAGGATGAAGATAGAGCTTGGAAGACTTGGAAGTGAAGATAATAAAGTTAAAGAGCTCACAATGGAGATCGAACGGCTAAAAAATCGTTTGCAGCAGCTTGAGGTTGTGGAAGGGGATCTGATGAAGACCGAGGATGAGTATGACTTGCTAGAGAAGAAGTTCAGGACGGAACAAGACAAGACAAATGTGCTCTCTCAATTGCTGGAGGAAATGAAGACTCAGATTGCCAGAAACAAAGCCATTGAGAAGGGAGAGGCTGTGAGTCAGGAAGCAGAGCTGAGACAGCGATGCAAGATCGAAGAAGCTAAAACAAGGGACCTTCAGGCCGATGTCCAAGCTCTCAAGGAGAAGATTCATGAGCTCATGAACAAAGAGGACCAACTGACTCAGCTTCAGGTAGAATACTCTGTTCTACAGCAGAGGTTCATCgaagaggaaaacaaaaagaaaatcatgAACCAGGAGGTTCTCAACCTCACCAAGGAACTGGAGGTGACCAAGCGGTACAGCCGTGCCCTGCGGCCCAGCGTCAACGGCAGGCGGATCGTAGATGTGCCTTTAGCTTCCACAGGGGTTCAGACCGATGCAGGCACCAGCGAGGCAGCGGAGGAGGACACAGCAGCTGTGTTCATCAGGAAATCTGTCCTCGAGGAGAACCACATCATGAGCAACCTTCGGCAGAAAGTCCTGAAGAAGCCCGTTCTGGAGCGGTACCCCCCCGCAGCCAGTGAGATGAACATGAGCAAATCAtggacaccctggatgagaaagaaggacaccATTAGCCGAGGCAGACAGGACAAAACAAATCACAATAACGAGGAGTCAACGCAACCGCCCGAGATGACCATGTCCCAGATGCCAGGGCGACCTCTGCACATCAAGGTAACGCCGGACCATGGAAACAGCAGCGCGACGCTGGAGATCACCAGTCCCCGTGCAGAGGACTTCTTTTCCAGCACAACCATAATCCCCACCCTGGGCCTACAGATGCCACGGATCACCATTGTCCCAACACCCACCAAAGTATCATCCAGAAACAATGGCCGTGAGGCTGCAGGGGGACAGGATGCAGAGCGGAACAAGTCGCCCGTCACGATCACCGCTATTTCCAGGGCCAAATCGCCAGAGAGGGGCCAGCCGACTTCATCTGATGAGGTTAAGTCACCTCTGTCCCCAGTCTCCATCATAACTGTCAGCACCTCCCCCATTTCTGACTCCACTAGCTCGCCAGAGACTCAGGAGCCCTTCACAGGCCGCAAGGTGCTGAAGATGGACCCCGATAGGCAGGGCGGAGCCACACCCACCCGAAAGTACGGCTCCAATGGCAACATCATCACCACGGAGGACAACAAAATCCACATCCACCTGGCACCCCAATTCAAGCGGCTGACGGAGGCCAGTGGACCCTCCATCACCGTGGCGACAGTGACCAAAGAGGTCGTCACGGGTACAGTTCGGCCATCTCCAAGTCACAGCGCCCCAGTGGCTGCAAAGAGCTCCCCCGGCAAGATCATGAGCAGCATCATCATCAACCCCATCGCCTCTGCCCCCTCACGGCCCACGCAGTCTGTG CACAGGCAGGACGTGCAGTCACCTCGATCCACATCCACACGCATCCCTGTTTCAAAAG AAAATATTGTGCACCATGTGAAAGTTCCACCAAGATGA